In Tamandua tetradactyla isolate mTamTet1 chromosome 7, mTamTet1.pri, whole genome shotgun sequence, the following are encoded in one genomic region:
- the CDKN1B gene encoding cyclin-dependent kinase inhibitor 1B, which translates to MSNVRVSNGSPSLERMDGRQAEYPKPSACRNLFGPVNHEELTRDLEKHCRDMEEASQRKWNFDFQNHKPLEGKYEWQEVEKSNLPEFYYRPPRPPKGACKVPAQESQDVSGNRQAVPLIGSPANSEDTHLVDQKTDTADSQTGLAEQCNGIRKRPATDDSAPQNKKANRTEENVSDSSPNAGSVEQTPKKPGLRRRQT; encoded by the exons ATGTCAAACGTGCGAGTGTCTAACGGGAGCCCGAGCCTGGAGCGGATGGACGGCAGACAGGCGGAGTACCCCAAGCCCTCCGCCTGCAGGAACCTCTTCGGCCCCGTGAATCACGAAGAGTTAACCCGGGACTTGGAGAAGCACTGCAGAGACATGGAAGAGGCAAGCCAGCGCAAGTGGAATTTTGATTTTCAGAATCACAAGCCCCTGGAGGGGAAATACGAGTGGCAAGAGGTGGAAAAGAGCAACTTGCCCGAGTTTTACTACAGACCCCCGCGGCCACCCAAAGGCGCCTGCAAGGTGCCCGCACAGGAGAGCCAGGATGTCAGCGGGAACCGCCAGGCTGTGCCTTTAATTGGGTCCCCAGCAAACTCAGAGGACACACATTTGGTAGACCAAAAAACTGATACAGCAGACAGCCAGACGGGGTTAGCGGAGCAGTGCAATGGGATAAGGAAACGACCTGCAACAGACG ATTCTGCTCCTCAAAACAAGAAAGCCAacagaacagaagaaaatgtttcagacagttccccgAACGCTGGTTCAGTGGAGCAGACGCCCAAGAAGCCGGGCCTCAGAAGACGTCAAACGTAA